The Candidatus Poribacteria bacterium genome segment AGATGCTGAGGGAGATGTGCAAATCGAAGATTCACAGGGCCACCGTAACGGAGGTCGATTTGAACTACGAAGGGAGTCTGACGATAGACGAGGAGCTTATGGAGGCTGCCGATATAGCGCCTTATGAGAAGGTGCAGGTTTATAACATCAACAATGGAGCTAGGTTTGAAACCTATGCCATCCCCGGTGAGAGGAGATCGGGCGTTATATGTGTCAACGGCGCAGCAGCTAGGCTCGCTCAGCCGGGGGATCTCATCATCATCGTGACATATGCGCTTTACGACGAGTCCGAGTTAGAGAAATTCTCCCTAAAGGTTGTGTTCGTGGATTCGAGAAACAGAATCGTTCAGGTTTC includes the following:
- a CDS encoding aspartate 1-decarboxylase, with amino-acid sequence MLREMCKSKIHRATVTEVDLNYEGSLTIDEELMEAADIAPYEKVQVYNINNGARFETYAIPGERRSGVICVNGAAARLAQPGDLIIIVTYALYDESELEKFSLKVVFVDSRNRIVQVSP